From the Deinococcus radiophilus genome, one window contains:
- the hpf gene encoding ribosome hibernation-promoting factor, HPF/YfiA family, with protein sequence MNIAQLSGRGVEITDPLREYVDEKLSRLDRFNDQVTSARVTLTVRDVKDAARRNRVEVQLNVPHGIVRAEESHADMYAAIDKASDVLERQLRKFKTRLLKQRQEGAPQPEPGPAEMAAQQDDDLSVNPEIVRQKRFDLRPMTAEDAVFQMEALGHDFFVFKNMVTDGCGVVYRRKDGHYGLIEPK encoded by the coding sequence GTGAACATTGCTCAGCTTTCAGGCCGTGGCGTCGAGATCACTGATCCCCTGCGTGAATACGTAGACGAGAAACTCTCGCGCCTAGACCGCTTCAACGACCAAGTCACCAGCGCCCGCGTGACCCTGACCGTCCGTGATGTCAAGGACGCTGCCCGGCGCAACCGCGTCGAAGTGCAGCTGAATGTGCCGCACGGGATCGTCCGCGCTGAGGAATCGCACGCGGACATGTACGCCGCGATTGACAAGGCCAGTGATGTTCTGGAACGCCAGCTGCGCAAGTTCAAGACCCGGCTCCTCAAACAGCGCCAGGAAGGCGCACCGCAACCGGAGCCCGGCCCCGCTGAAATGGCCGCCCAGCAGGACGACGACCTGAGTGTCAACCCTGAAATTGTCCGCCAGAAGCGCTTTGATCTGCGCCCGATGACGGCCGAAGATGCCGTCTTTCAGATGGAGGCGCTGGGCCACGACTTTTTTGTATTCAAAAACATGGTCACCGACGGTTGTGGCGTGGTGTACCGCCGCAAAGACGGGCATTACGGACTGATCGAACCCAAGTAG
- a CDS encoding arginine--tRNA ligase, translating to MELKAQLREAVQQAAQGMGAELDVAIQETPAGKKGDYGTPAAFQIAKALGRNPAEVAQELAGLIRLPAGIARVEAAGPFLNFFVDVADFVRGVVEKPTALPEQHGKVVIEHTSVNPNKELHVGHLRNVVLGDSLARIMRAAGHTVEVQNYIDDTGRQAAESLYAASHYDLKWDGQEKYDHFMGRGYVRLNADPAKAELEEGIRDIMHRLEAGELRGEIERIVHAHLQTCFRLGARYDLLNWESDVVGSGFLSKAMNILEASPYTARPTEGKYAGAFTMDVSEFMPGLEEPNVVLVRSDGTAMYAAKDIGYQFWKFGLFEGMRFRPFTTDPEGQTVWTSAPDGEPDAERRFGHADEVINVIDSRQNHPQTVVRSSLGVAGETEKKERSIHLSYAFVTLEGQTISGRKGIAVAADEVMDEAVQRSLNLLSEINPALAAREDAAEIARRIGIGAIRFAMLKAEPTRQIDFRWDSALALTGDTAPYVQYAAVRAGNILHKAQAEGLAVDGTGADWAALPDIDLALAKAVARLPEVVEQATRIHSPHVVAQYALDLATTFNSWYNAKDKAGKPATNVLQSPQGLREARLALVGRVRRAFEETLDLIGIEVPAAM from the coding sequence ATGGAACTCAAGGCGCAACTCAGAGAGGCTGTTCAGCAAGCCGCCCAGGGGATGGGGGCCGAGCTGGACGTGGCCATTCAGGAGACCCCGGCAGGCAAGAAGGGCGACTACGGCACGCCTGCTGCCTTTCAAATCGCCAAGGCGCTGGGCCGCAATCCTGCCGAGGTCGCGCAGGAGCTGGCAGGCCTGATCAGGTTGCCTGCGGGTATTGCGCGGGTAGAAGCAGCGGGGCCGTTTCTCAATTTCTTCGTGGACGTGGCCGATTTCGTACGCGGCGTGGTAGAAAAGCCCACCGCCCTGCCGGAGCAGCACGGCAAAGTGGTGATCGAGCACACCAGCGTGAACCCCAACAAGGAACTGCATGTGGGACACCTGCGCAATGTGGTGCTGGGCGACTCGCTGGCGCGGATCATGCGGGCGGCGGGGCACACGGTAGAAGTCCAGAATTACATTGACGACACCGGGCGGCAGGCCGCCGAGTCGCTGTACGCCGCCTCGCACTACGACCTGAAGTGGGACGGCCAGGAAAAATACGACCATTTCATGGGCCGGGGCTATGTGCGCCTGAACGCCGACCCCGCCAAAGCCGAGCTGGAAGAGGGCATCCGGGACATCATGCACCGCCTCGAAGCGGGAGAACTGCGCGGCGAAATCGAGAGAATCGTTCACGCGCACCTGCAAACCTGCTTCCGCTTGGGTGCGCGCTACGACCTGCTGAACTGGGAATCCGACGTGGTGGGCAGCGGGTTTCTGAGCAAGGCCATGAACATTCTGGAGGCCAGCCCTTACACCGCCCGGCCCACCGAGGGCAAATACGCCGGGGCCTTCACCATGGACGTCTCCGAGTTCATGCCGGGTCTGGAAGAACCCAACGTGGTCCTGGTTCGCTCGGACGGCACGGCCATGTATGCGGCCAAGGACATCGGCTATCAGTTCTGGAAGTTTGGCTTGTTTGAGGGCATGAGATTTAGGCCCTTTACCACCGATCCCGAGGGCCAGACCGTCTGGACCAGCGCTCCTGACGGTGAACCGGATGCCGAGCGCCGTTTCGGGCATGCCGACGAGGTGATCAACGTGATTGACTCGCGCCAGAACCACCCGCAGACGGTGGTGCGTTCTTCACTGGGCGTGGCGGGCGAGACGGAAAAGAAAGAACGTTCCATTCACCTGTCCTACGCGTTCGTAACATTGGAAGGGCAGACCATCAGTGGGCGCAAGGGAATCGCTGTGGCTGCGGACGAGGTGATGGACGAGGCAGTGCAGCGTTCCCTGAACTTGCTTTCCGAGATCAACCCTGCGCTGGCGGCCCGTGAGGACGCCGCCGAGATTGCCCGCCGCATCGGGATCGGGGCCATCCGCTTTGCGATGCTCAAGGCTGAGCCGACCCGCCAGATTGATTTCCGCTGGGACTCGGCGCTGGCGCTGACTGGCGACACTGCGCCCTATGTGCAGTACGCAGCGGTCCGGGCCGGCAACATCCTGCACAAAGCCCAGGCTGAGGGACTGGCGGTGGACGGCACAGGGGCCGACTGGGCCGCGCTGCCCGATATAGACCTGGCGCTGGCCAAAGCGGTGGCCCGCCTGCCCGAAGTGGTGGAGCAGGCCACCCGGATTCACTCGCCGCATGTGGTGGCGCAGTACGCGCTGGACCTGGCAACCACCTTCAACAGCTGGTACAACGCCAAAGACAAGGCCGGCAAGCCCGCTACCAACGTGCTGCAATCCCCCCAAGGCCTGCGGGAAGCCCGCCTGGCCCTGGTGGGCCGGGTGCGCCGCGCCTTTGAAGAAACCCTGGACCTGATCGGAATAGAGGTTCCGGCGGCGATGTGA
- a CDS encoding metallophosphoesterase — translation MLGRVRVFALADLHLSAVTPKPMTIFGPGWAGHPGVIWEHWAATIQDTDLVLLPGDLSWAMTLDDALVDLEMVAQMPGEKVILRGNHDYWWSSVSKLRSRLPARMHAIQHDALRFGPPGAGVVVCGTRGWDTPGHLPLDAQDAKILSREAERLRLSLAAAARLRQPGDRLILMLHYPPASPPFQPNVLTPVLQDSGADLIVFGHLHGVPEGRTVSQVGGIPAHLVAADALGCVPRLLLELPEAAATPASV, via the coding sequence ATGCTGGGGCGCGTGCGCGTGTTTGCCCTGGCTGATCTTCACCTGTCTGCGGTGACCCCCAAACCGATGACGATCTTCGGTCCGGGGTGGGCGGGGCATCCTGGGGTCATCTGGGAGCACTGGGCAGCCACCATTCAGGACACCGATCTGGTGCTGCTGCCCGGTGACCTGTCGTGGGCCATGACCCTGGACGACGCCCTGGTTGATCTAGAGATGGTGGCACAGATGCCCGGCGAAAAGGTGATTCTGCGTGGCAACCACGACTACTGGTGGTCCAGTGTGTCCAAGTTGCGCTCACGGCTGCCTGCGCGGATGCACGCCATTCAGCACGATGCGCTGCGCTTCGGGCCGCCGGGAGCCGGGGTGGTGGTGTGCGGTACACGCGGCTGGGACACGCCCGGCCACCTGCCGCTGGATGCTCAGGACGCCAAAATCCTCAGCCGTGAGGCCGAGCGCCTGCGCCTGAGCCTCGCGGCAGCGGCCCGGCTCCGTCAGCCTGGCGACCGCCTGATTCTGATGTTGCACTACCCTCCGGCCAGCCCGCCCTTTCAGCCCAACGTGCTGACGCCAGTGCTGCAGGATTCCGGCGCCGACCTGATCGTGTTCGGTCACCTGCATGGTGTTCCTGAAGGGCGCACGGTAAGTCAGGTGGGTGGTATTCCCGCGCATCTGGTGGCTGCCGACGCACTGGGTTGTGTGCCGCGCTTACTGCTGGAGTTGCCGGAGGCCGCAGCAACACCGGCCTCTGTGTGA
- a CDS encoding phosphate signaling complex PhoU family protein, protein MLPSSRTTLLTAGLLRMISIALEQLEAVRGASERAEFAGLAETANRLEAETDLLEREIEEQCLQGFAQPSGEVACGFYVMVFRSLTHLERVGDYAFRVATDLEHLAPRTRSATLQDVLPITQHLSEMLELLAYAISERDLAAAQRVQRLDFEQVDALYEQMLRASLTRLRERPEDHEVALAANRMARNLERLGDHIGHVAARLERHLLAGEAKRGKSLRRAN, encoded by the coding sequence ATGTTGCCCTCTTCCCGAACCACCCTCCTGACGGCTGGCTTGCTGCGTATGATTTCTATTGCACTAGAGCAGCTGGAGGCCGTCCGTGGGGCTTCGGAGCGGGCCGAATTTGCCGGACTGGCCGAAACGGCCAACCGTCTGGAAGCCGAAACCGATCTTCTGGAGCGTGAGATAGAGGAGCAGTGTTTGCAGGGTTTCGCGCAGCCTTCAGGTGAGGTCGCTTGCGGCTTCTATGTGATGGTCTTCCGCAGTCTGACCCACCTGGAGCGGGTCGGGGATTACGCTTTCCGGGTGGCCACCGATCTGGAACATCTGGCCCCACGGACCCGTAGCGCCACCTTGCAGGACGTCCTGCCGATTACGCAGCACCTCAGCGAGATGCTGGAACTGCTGGCCTACGCCATTTCCGAGCGTGATCTGGCAGCGGCGCAGCGCGTGCAGCGTCTGGACTTTGAGCAGGTAGATGCCCTGTACGAGCAGATGCTGCGGGCCAGTCTGACCCGACTACGTGAACGCCCCGAAGACCATGAGGTGGCACTGGCCGCCAACCGGATGGCCCGCAATCTGGAGCGGCTGGGCGATCATATCGGGCATGTCGCAGCACGGTTGGAGCGGCACCTGCTGGCGGGGGAAGCCAAGCGGGGAAAAAGTCTACGTCGGGCCAACTGA
- a CDS encoding nitronate monooxygenase, whose protein sequence is MTKPVMPDTLPQIIQGGMGVAISDWRLAKAVSQVGQLGIVSGTGIDSLMTRRLQDGDLDGSTRRALEHFPNQEMVQRALDGYFIEGGRAPDQPYKRVPLPSVKKLNPAWELAIVGGFVETWLAKEGHDGLVGMNLLTKLQMHTMPPLLGAMLAGVDFVIMGAGIPREIPAVLDNFSVGQPGVLKLDVKGEPTDQSTRLTLDPAEYGLDPVTLGTGDLKRPNFLPIITSHVLAQTLARKASGSVEGFVIEAPTAGGHNAPPRGKMQLDELGQPIYGERDLADLEQMRELGLPFWLAGGSGSPEGLQNALSEGAAGIQVGTLFAYCTDSGMDDGLRREALSQIKGGAGLRTDPLASPTGFPFKVVQLSHTMANPQLYAERTRICDIGYLREAYWEEGKDGTGKIGLRCASEPIETYVRKGGTLEATVGRKCLCNGLMADAGFPQIQKGGEVELPLLTSGDDVIKLAHWQDRFSAADVVSYLKGETQPQSDKQGQATGQADVDSRPMAGHL, encoded by the coding sequence ATGACCAAGCCTGTAATGCCCGATACCCTACCGCAGATCATCCAGGGAGGCATGGGTGTGGCCATTTCTGACTGGCGGCTGGCCAAGGCGGTGTCTCAAGTCGGCCAGCTGGGGATCGTCTCCGGTACCGGCATCGACAGCCTGATGACCCGCCGCTTGCAAGACGGCGACCTCGACGGCAGTACCCGCCGCGCCCTGGAGCATTTCCCCAATCAGGAGATGGTGCAGCGTGCCCTGGACGGCTACTTTATCGAGGGTGGCCGCGCCCCCGATCAGCCCTACAAGCGCGTACCGCTGCCCAGCGTCAAAAAGCTGAATCCGGCCTGGGAACTGGCCATCGTGGGCGGCTTCGTAGAAACCTGGCTGGCCAAGGAGGGCCATGACGGCCTGGTCGGCATGAACCTGCTGACCAAGTTGCAAATGCACACCATGCCGCCCCTGCTGGGTGCCATGCTGGCTGGGGTGGATTTCGTGATTATGGGCGCAGGCATTCCCCGCGAGATCCCGGCGGTGCTGGACAATTTCTCGGTGGGCCAGCCGGGCGTGTTGAAGCTGGACGTGAAAGGTGAACCTACCGACCAGAGCACCCGTCTGACCCTGGACCCCGCCGAGTATGGTCTGGACCCCGTCACGCTGGGCACCGGCGACCTGAAGCGGCCCAACTTCCTGCCGATCATCACGTCGCACGTGCTGGCGCAGACGCTGGCCCGCAAGGCGAGCGGTAGCGTGGAAGGCTTCGTGATTGAGGCCCCCACCGCTGGCGGCCACAATGCCCCCCCACGCGGCAAGATGCAGCTGGACGAGTTGGGCCAGCCGATTTACGGTGAGCGCGACTTGGCCGACCTGGAACAGATGCGCGAGTTGGGCCTGCCGTTTTGGCTGGCGGGCGGCAGTGGCAGCCCTGAGGGTCTGCAGAATGCGCTGAGCGAAGGCGCAGCGGGCATTCAGGTGGGGACCCTGTTTGCCTACTGCACCGATTCGGGCATGGACGACGGCCTGCGCCGTGAAGCCCTGAGTCAGATCAAAGGCGGCGCGGGCCTGCGAACCGACCCGCTGGCCTCGCCTACCGGCTTTCCCTTCAAGGTGGTGCAGCTCTCGCACACCATGGCCAACCCACAGCTGTACGCCGAGCGCACCCGCATCTGCGATATCGGCTACCTGCGTGAAGCCTACTGGGAAGAGGGTAAGGACGGCACGGGCAAAATCGGGCTGCGCTGCGCCTCCGAGCCGATCGAAACCTATGTCCGCAAAGGCGGCACGCTGGAAGCCACCGTAGGCCGCAAGTGCCTGTGCAATGGCCTGATGGCCGACGCCGGATTTCCGCAGATCCAAAAAGGCGGCGAAGTAGAACTGCCGCTGCTCACCAGTGGCGACGATGTAATCAAGCTGGCGCACTGGCAGGACCGCTTTAGCGCCGCCGATGTGGTGTCTTATCTGAAGGGTGAAACTCAGCCGCAGAGCGATAAGCAGGGCCAAGCCACCGGGCAAGCAGACGTTGACAGCCGCCCGATGGCCGGACACCTCTAG
- the pstB gene encoding phosphate ABC transporter ATP-binding protein PstB, which produces MTNPILIAKDVDIFYGDFQAIKKVSLNAERGTVNALIGPSGCGKTTFLRALNRMHDLTPGARVEGSIQLDGQEIYGAKVDPVAMRRRIGMVFQKPNPFPTMSVFDNTVAGLKLAGIKDKRHLMEVAERSLRGAALWEEVKDRLDMPGMGLSGGQQQRLCIARALAVEPDILLMDEPTSALDPASTAKIEELMSELKKVTTILIVTHNMQQAARISDTCSVFLNGDMIEHGPTEQIFQNPQDKRTEDYVSGRFG; this is translated from the coding sequence ATGACCAACCCTATTCTGATCGCCAAAGACGTAGACATTTTTTACGGTGACTTTCAGGCCATCAAAAAAGTCAGCCTGAACGCCGAGCGTGGCACGGTCAATGCCCTGATCGGCCCTTCGGGCTGCGGTAAGACCACCTTCCTGCGCGCCCTGAACCGGATGCACGATCTGACCCCCGGCGCCCGTGTAGAAGGCAGCATTCAGCTGGACGGCCAGGAGATTTACGGCGCCAAGGTGGACCCGGTGGCCATGCGCCGCCGCATCGGGATGGTGTTCCAAAAGCCCAACCCGTTCCCCACCATGAGCGTCTTTGATAACACCGTGGCGGGCCTCAAGCTGGCCGGAATCAAGGACAAGCGCCACCTGATGGAAGTGGCCGAGCGCTCGCTGCGCGGCGCAGCCCTATGGGAAGAGGTCAAGGACCGCCTGGACATGCCCGGTATGGGTCTGTCAGGTGGGCAGCAGCAGCGTCTGTGTATTGCCCGCGCCCTGGCGGTCGAACCCGACATCCTGCTGATGGACGAGCCGACCTCCGCACTGGACCCGGCCAGCACCGCCAAGATCGAAGAGCTGATGAGCGAGCTGAAAAAAGTCACCACCATCCTGATCGTGACCCACAACATGCAGCAGGCCGCCCGTATCAGCGATACCTGCTCGGTGTTCCTGAACGGCGACATGATCGAGCACGGTCCCACCGAGCAGATTTTCCAGAATCCGCAGGACAAGCGTACCGAAGACTACGTGTCGGGCCGTTTCGGCTAA
- the pstA gene encoding phosphate ABC transporter permease PstA, with product MSAVHSRTDTLRRGVPEISSGRKVTNMIMGGLISLGTFIVVLPLLMIFYYLITTGFQALSPEFFTRTPAPLGETGGGLLNAIVGSLTMLAMASVVGILVGVAGGIFLSEYPKHPLMPTVRMLSDVLAGIPAIVMGLVVYGLLVLKFGFSGFAGALALGFLMIPIVVRTTEETLKLVPRTVREAGLGLGLPRWKVILQIVLPAAASGIVTGIMLALARVAGEAAPLLFTAFGNNIVTTDLSEPMSALPVEIFKLATSAYETDRQLAQAASLVLILLILVTSLLARYFSGPRKYKRT from the coding sequence ATGAGCGCCGTTCACTCCCGCACCGACACCCTGCGCCGTGGCGTGCCCGAAATCAGCTCCGGGCGCAAAGTGACCAACATGATTATGGGTGGCCTGATCTCGCTGGGCACGTTTATCGTGGTGCTGCCGCTGCTGATGATCTTCTACTACCTGATCACCACCGGGTTTCAGGCCCTGTCTCCCGAATTTTTTACCCGCACGCCTGCTCCGCTGGGTGAGACGGGCGGCGGCCTGCTGAACGCCATCGTCGGCAGCCTGACCATGCTGGCGATGGCCAGCGTGGTGGGCATCCTGGTCGGAGTAGCTGGGGGCATCTTCCTCTCGGAGTACCCCAAGCATCCACTGATGCCGACCGTCCGGATGCTGAGTGACGTACTGGCTGGTATCCCGGCCATCGTGATGGGTCTGGTGGTGTACGGCTTGCTGGTACTCAAGTTCGGATTTTCGGGCTTTGCCGGGGCGCTGGCGCTGGGCTTTTTGATGATTCCCATCGTGGTCCGCACCACCGAAGAAACCCTCAAGCTGGTGCCGCGCACCGTGCGTGAAGCCGGTCTGGGCCTCGGGCTGCCGCGCTGGAAAGTGATCTTGCAAATCGTGCTGCCTGCCGCCGCCAGCGGGATCGTGACCGGCATCATGCTGGCACTGGCCCGTGTGGCTGGCGAAGCGGCGCCGCTGCTGTTCACCGCCTTTGGCAACAACATTGTGACCACCGACCTCTCGGAACCCATGAGCGCCCTGCCGGTCGAGATTTTCAAGCTGGCGACCAGCGCCTACGAAACGGACCGTCAACTGGCGCAGGCCGCCTCACTGGTGCTGATCCTGCTGATTCTGGTCACCAGTCTGCTGGCCCGTTACTTCAGCGGCCCCCGAAAATACAAGCGCACATAA